In Mus musculus strain C57BL/6J chromosome 14, GRCm38.p6 C57BL/6J, the following are encoded in one genomic region:
- the Defb30 gene encoding beta-defensin 30 precursor — protein sequence MGSLQLTLVLFVLLSYVPPVRSGVNMYIKRIYDTCWKLKGICRNTCQKEEIYHIFCGIQSLCCLEKKEMPVLFVK from the exons ATGGGGAGCCTACAGTTGACCCTCGTGCTCTTTGTCTTGCTCTCCTATGTTCCACCAG TTAGAAGTGGGGTGAATATGTACATAAAACGGATTTACGACACATGCTGGAAACTAAAAGGCATTTGCAGGAATACAtgtcaaaaagaagaaatttatcacattttctgtgGCATTCAGTCGTTGTGCTGCTTAGAGAAAAAGGAAATGCCCGTTCTCTTCGTGAAGTAG
- the Defb42 gene encoding beta-defensin 42 precursor translates to MNLRLSCLLFILVTSLPAGRCSIGNKGISFETCTAIEGLCFFGCKLGWVWIAYCNNIMSCCRKDTDFVLPQTKGI, encoded by the exons ATGAACCTGCGTCTTTCATGCTTACTGTTCATCCTGGTGACATCATTGCCTGCAG GTCGCTGTTCGATCGGGAATAAGGGCATATCCTTTGAGACGTGCACCGCAATCGAAGGCTTGTGTTTCTTTGGTTGTAAGTTAGGGTGGGTATGGATTGCCTACTGTAACAACATAATGTCCTGTTGTAGAAAGGATACCGATTTTGTACTTCCTCAAACCAAAGGTATATGA